The genomic window ACTTGGTGGCGCTGTGAATGACAATATCCGCCCCAAGGGCTAAAGGCTTTTGCCAGTAAGGGGTCATAAAGGTGTTATCTACGATAACTTTAAGATTAAACTTTTTTGCAACTCTTGAAACTTCATTAATGTCGGTTATTTTTAACAATGGGTTTGTGGGGGTTTCTACATATATCGCACGAGTGTTGTTTTTGATAGCCCTTTCCACCTGATGTAAATCGCTAGTGTTTACATAGGTGGCTTCTATCCCTAGATTTTCAAAGACCTTGCTTAAAACTCTATAAGTGCCGCCATAAACATCATCGGAAACTATGATATTGTCTCCCCTGGTAAACAGCATGAAAACCGCCGTGATAGCTGCCATCCCTGAAGCAAAGGCAAAACCTGTCCTGCCTTCCTCCAGGCTTGCGATCACATTTTCCAAGGCTTCCCGTGTTGGATTTCCCGTGCGGGAATATTCATAGCCCGAATGCTCCCCCGGCCCTTTTTGTCTGTAAGTGGAAACTTGATATATAGGATAACTTACCGCTCCCGTCCTCTCATCTACTTCAAAGCCCGTATGAAGAACTTTGGTATCTTCTCTCAATTTATATTCCTCCCTGGTAAATCTTTTTGCTCAAATACCGCTCACTACCATCAGGAAAGATGGTTACTATATTTGCCGGTGAGGTAAGTTCCCCGGCAATCTGTAAGGTCGCATAAAAAGCGGCACCTGAAGAACTACCTACCAGCACCCCTTCTTTTTTTGCCAGCTCTTTTACCATATTAAAAGCATCCTCATCAGAAACAGTTACTACTTTATCAATGAGTTTAACATCCAGAGTTTTGGGAATAAAATCCACGCCGATGCCTTCAGTTTTATGTGGTCCTTTGGGCCCTCCTCCAAGAATGGAACCCACAGGTTCCACAGCCACCGCCTTTATCTTGGAGTCTCTTTCTTTTAAAAACCTTGCAGTTCCGGTAAAGGTACCGCCGCTTCCCACTCCTGCTACAAAATAATCTATCTTACCGTCGAGCTGCTTATATATTTCCGGGCCGGTAGTTTTATAATGGGCCAGGGGATTTGCCATGTTTTCGAATTGATTTGGTATAAAAGAGCCCTCGATGTTTTCGGCCAGGTCCTTCGCTTTCTCAATGGCTCCTTCCATGCCCTTATCGGTGGGAGTATGAATGATTTCAGCCCCCAAAGCTTTCATGAGTTCCTGCTTTTCTACGGAAAACTTCTCCGGTATTACGAAAATGACCCTGTATCCCCTGTTTAATGCGGCCAGAGCAATGCCGATACCCGTGTTGCCTGCCGTGGGCTCTATAACTGTTCCCCCTTTTTTGATTAATCCTTGCTTTTCGGCTGCTTCCAGCATGAAGTTTCCAATCCTATCTTTTACACTGCCACCGGGGTTGAAATATTCCAGCTTTGCATAGATATTTACTCCTTCCGGCAGTGAAAAATTATTGATTTTTAGTATTGGTGTTTGACCTATAAGTTCTCTTATGTCGTTCACAACTTTACACATTTCAATTTCCCTCCAATAATTGATTAGTGTAAAAACTCTAAGGCACTCAAAATCGACTTTTTACACCGGAATATTCATACCTCAAATCGTCACAAGCAGAAATAAAATTTCCCAATGGAAAAGTTTCATCCCGATCAATCTTTATTTAACTTTGATGAATGTCCAATTTTAAGCATCTCCTTTATATTTTCTAGCGGCGTTTCTCCAGAAATTTCGCATCCCGGCATCAGTATGAACCTCCCATGTCCTGCTTTTTTAATGCACTCCTTTGCTGCTCTGGCTACATCGGCAACGCTCCCGTATTCCATCACCGATGAAGGGTCTATGTTTCCCGCCAGGATCACTTTATCTTCCAATAGTCTTTTCGCTTCGCCAATATCTACTTTGTGGTCTACAGACATAATATCCGGTCCGATTTCCCTTATCAAATCCAGGCGGTCTCCTGTATCACCACAGATATGAAAAAAGGTTTTAGCCCCTTTGCTTTTTATATATCGGTTTATCTTATCAAGATAAGGAAAGGCAAACTTTTCAAAATGCCTCTTTGATATCAAATCCCCCGACGCCGAAGGGTCGGAGATATATATCATTTCTATCCCGCTTTTTATAAAGAGAGTAACATATTCCAGAAAAATCTCGGTGGAAAATCTTAAAACTTCATCTGCAAAATTCTCATCTTTCCTCAGCATTCTCATAAATGTATCCGGGCCCACCATTTGTGCGGCCTGGGTGAAAGGTGCGCGGCAGTTGACCGCAAGGATAATTTTTTCTTTTACCTTTTCATTTATGAAATCTGCTATCTGCCGTAGAGAATTTACATTCCTATCGGATTTTATCTTATTTATATCAAGTTTAAATAAATCCGATTTATCCCTAATGAGTGGATTTTCCATAAAGGGCGCACCCTTTTCGGGAAATTTCAGTTCGCCTCCCAAAGCCATGACAGGTACCGATGTAAGGCCCGCCAGCAGGAAAAATATATCCGAGTCAATATTCAGAGCCTCTTCTATAACCACAGGAGCAAGTTTAAAAGGATTATCCAGAAATTCCTTTATGGTATACCCCCTCCGGTTTAAAGCCCAGAACTCGGTAGCAAAAGCCGAAGCGGCGGCTGTATTTTTACCAAGGAACATGTCAATTATCCTCTGTCTGCCGACCATGACACATATCTCCTTTCGGAAATTTCAAGCTTCGGGTAAACACCCTGTCAAAATCCGGCAGCATGGAAAGTTCTACATATTTTACTTTATCGGTAAGCTCCTTCATTTCTTCCCTTATCTTTTTAGAAAGCAAGCACATCGCTGCACCGGCCTTTGAGGTGTTGCCAACAAAACTTATCTTATCTTTCCACTCCATGGCCGCCATTCCGATACCTATCAGGCTTTCCGGTCGAAGATGGGCACCGAAGGCTCCTGCCACATACACCTTTCCCAAATCCCCGGGTTTTAACCCCTTTTGTTCTAAAAGTGCGGTTATCCCTGCCCACAGAGCGCCTTTGGCCAGCTGGACCTGGCGTATATCCCGGGAAGTTAAATAAATGGCCGGTATTTCTTCCCTGGGTTGTGTTACCATAAAGGCCGGTTTTCCATCATATTCGACGATACGGACAGCCACGCTTTCAGGCAGCAGGTCCGCAGCGGCAGGATTTATTTTGCCTGAAACATCTATGATACCTGCTTTTATAAGTTCGGAGACCAAATCAATGATTCCGCTCCCGCAAAGGCCGAAAGGTTCAATGTTACCAATGGTCTTTATATTTACTTCATCGGTTATTCGAACTTGCTCTATGGCTCCTTCCGCCGCCCGCATGCCGCAGCCGATATTCACACCTTCCAGGGCCGGGCCGGCTGGAGATGAGCACGCTGTAAGCTCTTTACCATCAAACAATACCAGCTCTCCGTTGGTCCCTATATCCATGAGAAGTGATTTCTCACTTTTTTTATGCATGCCGGTGGCAAAAACACCCGCGGTAATGTCGGCACCTACATATCCTGAGATGGATGGGAGACAATATACTTTCCCAAAAGGGGAGATCATAAGTCCCAGGTCGTCTGCGTTTATTTCAATGTCGCCTTTTAAAACCGGGCTATATGGAGCATAGCCTATCGACTCGGGATTAAGTCCCAGAAAAAGGTGCATCATGGTGGTATTTGCAGCTACGGATATCTCATAGATGTATTTCTTATTAATGCCGCTTGATTCAGCAGCTTCTTGTATGAGATTATTTATACATCCGATAATGCTTTTCTGGAGTAAATCCAGTTGTTCTTTGGTTTCTCTGGCGAAGCTTATGCGTGACAGGACATCCAGGCCGTAGCTTTTTTGCGGATTTAGCTCGGACTTTACCGCCTCCTCCCGGCCGTTTTTCAGGTTCACCAGGGAAACTACCACTGTGGTGGTTCCTATATCAACTGCAATACCATATAAAAGTTCTGAGGTATTTTCCTCTTCAATCCCGACAATCTTTCCATCCCTTATAATGGCTGTGTAATTCGAAATCTTAATTTTGTTTTCAGACGACTCACCCCTGTAACCACGGTTTGACAGGAACTTCAGTATCTTTAGCCTATATTCCTGGTCTATTGGATACCCGACGATCTCCGTCATATGCTCTTCTAAAGAAATACCGGCTTCTAATTTCCTCGGTAGATCGAAAGGCACTTTTATGATATATGGGTCAATAGTAAACTCTCCGATGTTACTTTTTTCCAGCACAACACTCTTTTTGTTTTCAAAGAGTGGTTCTATTTCCACATCGTTTTCCAGTAAATACAGGCAGGCAATACGAATGCCTTTTTCCAGTTCCCCTTTTGAAAGAAGTTTCAGTTCTTCAGGTTTAGGAGGACCGGCTTTTTTTACCCTGACCCTGCACTTGCCGCAGGTGCCACAACCACCGCATGGAAATTCCATTGGTATCCCCGCTCTTCTCAGGACATTCATCAAAGTCTCTCCGGCTTTTGCATTAATTTTTCTATTTTCAGGAATCAGAGTTATCTCTATTTTGTTATTCATTTATTCCTCCCAAAATGAGTGAAAATAAGAGTAGATTTGGATCAAATTATTTATGGTATCGGGAAAACAGCTCCCATCGGAAGAAAAAATATAACGACCGCCCGTGAAGATATGCTGTATTTTTTTTATGGCGTCAAAGACCGCTTCTTCTTCCCCCTGGTTATATGAAAGTGTTATATTGCCCATGAATGCCGCTCTATCTGCCATTATCTCTTTTATGTCTTTTATCTCATCCGGGGTTTTCCCTTCAAAACCATGTATGGCATCAATCCCCATGCTTATCAAATCCTGAAGAAATCCGGTAATGTGACCGTCAGAATGAAAAAAATACGGGTTTCCCCCTGGATTTTATTTCAAATACCAGTTTCGAAAGCTCCGGAAAAACCAATTCTCTATAAGATACCGGTGAAAAAAAAAGTCCTTTTGAGCCTGCAAGGTCATCAAATATCATAATGCCGTCGGCACCTTTTTCCAGAAGTTCCAGAACAATTTCAAGATGCCTTTTACCTAAACTTCTCATATAGTTTCTAAACTCTAGCGGACTTTTTTTAGACATTCTAGCCGCCGTCTCAAGACCCATTTCCGAGATAGCCTGCCAGAAAACTCCGGGAATGCCTCCCAGTAAAAAGCAATCTGTATTTTTAGCAAGGTTCTTTATATCCGATGGATTTTCAAAACTTATAGAAAAGCCTGAGTTGTAAGGGTCTACGGTAAAGGTAATAAGGTCGGTGTTCAGCGTATAAATAAAATGTTCCAATAATGCACTGTCGTTTGATTTACCGGGAAAAGCAATCTCACCACAGGGGGGTCGGTCCAGGACCTTGCCCTCCAGGGCTGCAAACACTCTATCCTTTTTAGAAATTGCCGGTCTGCCGGTAATAAACATTTTTGCAAGAACCCTCTTCCATGCCATGCATCATTCGAACCATCTACTTTTACACACTTCCGATTTTTGCGGCATCGGCCATAGCTCTTATGTTTTCAATCGGGGTGTTGGCCCCTATGCCGCAGGCGGGGGATAATATACCTGCCCCCTGGTTTATCGACACTATTGCGGCTTTCCTGACCCTTTCCGGAGTCCCTTTTTCCAGCAGGAAGGTACTGACATTGCCCATGATCACCTTTTCGGGAAGGGCTTGCTTCACCTTTCTGAGATTTGTTATGGCATCGATGCTCAACACCCTGCTTTTGATATTTTTCAACTGGTCAAGCACTGGAAGCAGTCTCCCGCAAATATGGACCATAACAGGTACACCGGTAGCATCTTCTATGGATTCCGTTATTTTATTTATCACCGGAACAGCAACTTCACCAAAGACCTTTGGCCCCAGTATCTCTCCGGTGCCACTGGGATCTGCGAGGTTTATGACATCTGCTCCGGCTTTTGTCATAGCAACTCCAAATTTTACTATATTTTCGGCTACAAATTCCAGAAATTCCATGGCCTCACCGGGGTTTTTCCGGAGGGCTTTATAAAAATCCATGGGTTCCATCAAAGATGTGGCAAGACTGATGGGCCCCGTGAGATTGCCTATGACAGGTATTTCAGGGTATGATTTCTTAAGTATTATTATGGCTTCAAGAACTACCGCTACTCGATAATGGTTTTCGGTAAGTCCGGGAAGTCTATTCCATTCACCGATGGTATTTAAAGGATATTTCACAACCCGGGGTTCGGTCTCCCGGGTGCCCATATAGACTTTTGCACCCATGGCTTCCGCTTCAACAGTCATACAAAAAGGCACTCCGACATTTTCTATACCCCCCAGCAATTGAACTCCTAAGGATAGTCTCGCCATTTTTTCCGGGTCGATATGAGCCTCAGGCCAGAAGCAGGAAGTGGCTTTCATCACATCCACCACCGCCATATTCATCATGCCTCCGGGACAAACGACAGGGACCCGGTCTACAGGTTTTTTATTTATAGCATTAAGTAATCGTGTTTTAAAATTTATTTCACTCATAACTTTTCTCCTTTTTATCACTATAAAGCTCCCGGATGTATTCCGGTTATGCTTTGACTAGAGTAAAACTCCTTCGGAAGCAAAATTTCGCTTCATGATGCCAGTGCATCGGGTATATTCAAAACCCTCTTTGCAACCCTAACCGCACCTGCCGCATTTTCACCATAGCCGTCCGCTCCTATGCTCCTGGCAAAACTTTCGGATATGGGGCCCCCGCCTACCAGCACTTTGACCCTATCCCGCAATCTTTCTTCTTTCAACAGCTCAATTACTTTTTTCATTTCTCCCATAGTTGTAGTCATCAGTGTGGAAAGGCAGATGAGATCCGCATCGACTTGTTTTGCTTTATCTACAAAGTCTCGAGCAGGCACATTCCTCCCCAGGTCAATAATTTCAAAACCTGAAGCCTGAAGAAGCACTTTTACCAGATTTTTCCCGATATCATGGGTATCTCCTTCTACAACTCCTATGACAACCTTTCCCAAAACATGAGTTTCCTCTTTTTTAATATGGGGAGTCACCACTTCAAGTCCTGCGTACATGGCATCGGAGCATAGCAGCAGCTCCGGCACAAAATATTCATTTTCCTCAAAGAGCCTGCCCGCCTCATTCATGCCGATTACCAGCCCTTGATTGATGATGGTGAGCGGACTGATATTCATCTCCAATGCTTTTTTTGAATTTTTTGCCGTAAGTTCTTCTTCCATCTCCACTACATTATCGGCAATGGTCTTCAATATATCGATGTCTTTCAAAATGATTCCCCCTAAAATTTTTATTTCCTAGTTTTTTGATTGGATTACTTGTATTTATAATAATATTATCCTTCATTCTATTATTTGTCAAGATAAAAATTTCTCATTAAACAAAAAAGACCCCAATGATCGGTTGCAGCCTGCTTCGCAACCGTCACCTGACTCAAATAGTCACTTGTCTTATTTTGGGCATAAAAAAAAGGAGATACTTTATCAAGTATTCTCCTCTTACTTCAGAATAAATTGCTACTTCCCACCTCTTACTTGGCCGCATTGCATACTGCACAGTGGTTGTTGTTCACTTTCTGTCCGTTCCTGACCATGGTTATAGCATCCTTAGGGCATTTTTCCTCACATATTCCGCAGCCGATACAAAGCTCCTGATTTACAACATGTTTTTTCTTGACTTCACCTGTTATGGCATTTGCCGGACAATTTTTTGCACAAATAGTGCAGCCTATGCATTTATCATCTATGACAGCTTTTTTGCGCTCGGTAAAAGCTGCCGTTATGGTCTTTGTGGGACATACCTCAACACACTTCATGCAGTTGCGGCATTTTGCATAATCTATGACAGCTACATTGTTGACAACATGAATAGCGTCAAAGGGGCACTCTTTCTCGCACTTTTTGCAGGCAATACAGCCAACATCGCACACCGCCCTGGTATCCTTGCCCTTCAATGTTGCTCTGCAGCGCACGTGAACTTCATTTTTTTCCGGTGTTAAGGCTATTACAAACTTGGGACATTCTTTCACACATAAACCGCAACCGGTGCATTTTTCCTCATCGATGACCGGAAGTCCATCCTCGCTCATGGTGATGGCATCAAAGGGACAAACCCTGGCGCAGTCTCCAAAGCCGATACATGCATAAGGACATCCTTTGGGCCCCCCGTTCACCATTGATGCTGCCCTGCAGGATTTTACCCCATGGTAATCAGCCTTGAGCCTGGCCTCGGCCTTCCCTCCCTGGCACAACACCCGGGCTATTTTTTTATCGGCAGAAGCTCCCGCATCCGAGACACCCATGATACTGGCAACCTTTTTTGCCACATTTTGTCCACCCACTACACATCCATTGGCAGGGGCTTTGCCCTCCACAATGGCTTTTGCAAGGCCTGAACATCCAGGAAAACCGCAGGCGCCACAGTTAGCACCAGGCAATGCTCCGAGAACTTCATCAATTCTGGGGTCATTTTCTACAGCAAATTTTTTAGATGCAATTACCAGGCCTCCCCCTAATATAAAGCCTAAACCCGCCATGCTCAATGTTGAAATTAATATCAAATTTGGCATTACTTTCACCTCCGATATTTCACCACAGTACCTTCTTAAATTCAGGTTATATTTAACTCTTCCATTAACTCTATATTCCTCTGGTATTATATCATAGCGGCACGAGGCCTGCAAAACCCAAAAATATCATGGCGAGTAAGCCAGCGGTAATAAACACTATAGCCGGTCCTTTTAAAGCATCAGGCACGTCACCAAATTCCATGTCTTCCCGGATACCGGACATCAATATTAAAGCTAAAGTAAAGCCTAAACCTGCACCTAAACCGAATATAGTACTTTCAATAAGATTGTAATTTTTTAATGGAATTAAAAGCGCCACTGCCAGCACTATACAGTTAGTAGTAATTAAAGGCAGATATATACCAAAAGCATTGTATAGCGCAGGACTTATCTTTAATACCACCATCTCCACCAGTTGCACCAGTGAAGCAATTACGAGGATAAAAGAGACTATCTGTAAAAAGGGAGCCAAGCCAAAGGGCATCAGTATATAATGCTGGATAAAGTAAGCGGCAACTGCCGTCATAGTCAAAACGAAAGTAGTAGCCATGCCCATACCTACAGCTGTTTCCGTTTTACTGGAAACCCCTAGAAAGGGGCAATTACCCAAAAATCTAGAAAAAACAAAGTTGTTAACCAAAACCGAGCTTACAATTATGAAAAACAATTCCTTCAGCATAATGTACCACCTCCTTTAGTGGCAGTGAGTATTTTTTACGGGCTTTCTTGTGATCATATTCATTATTCCTACCAGTATACCCATCACCAGAAATGCCCCCGGAGGAAGCAGCATAATCACCCAGTGAGTGAAATTCGCTCCCATTATGTGTATTCCAAACAGGGTTCCGGAACCAAGAATTTCCCTCACTATACTAATGAGCGTAATGGCCCACGCATATCCAAGACCCATCCCCAGAGCATCGGCGATAGACCTGATTAAACTCATTTTCGATGCAAAGCCCTCAGCTCTCCATAAAACTATGCAATTTACCACGATCAGGGGAATAAAGATCCCCATCACCTGGTATAAGGCCGGGAAATAAGCTTTCATAAAGAGGTCAACTATAGTAGTAAAGGTAGCAATAACGATAATATAACACGGTATTCTAACTTTTGATGGAATGATATTTTTCAAAATCGAAACCAGTATACTTGAACATGTAAGCACAAATGTCAACGCCAGACCCATGGCGATACCATTCTGGCCGGCCGTCGTTACCGCAAGGGCCGAGCATATGCCTATAACCGCTCTAAATATTGGATTCTCTCCCCAAAGACCATTGACAAAATCTTTAACCATTAAAAATCGCCTCCCACGGGGTAAATTTTTGTGACTGTAGCCAGGGAACTTTTTATGGCTTTTGAAACAGCCGTAGGAGAAATGGTGGCACCCGTAATAACCTTAACATCCTTTTTAGGAATAAATTCATCCTTTACGGATTTGCCCTTGAACTGATCCGTAAATGCCGGTTCTTTTATCCTGGCACCAAGGCCTGGAGTTTCAGACATTGAAAGTATTTCAATACCCGTAAGTTTGCCTTCTTTCGGATTATATCCAACCATTATCTCTATAGGACCACTAAAACCTGAGCCGGTAGTTTTAAAAGCGATGCCTTTTTTATTCCCCTGGTTATCCGTTCCTATATAGAGCGTCATCCCTTCCTTTTCAACAGTTATCATTTTTTCCGCCCCAGGAATAACTTTCATAACCGCCTGCTCGAGGGCCTGTTGAGCTTGCTCCTGAATCTTTGGGTTTGTCACTTCATAAGAAAATGCCAGTAATGCCCCGGCTGCAAGGGAAATTGCCACAAGAACCACTATCATTCTCGTATACTGGTTCATCTAACCTTCACCTCCCCATAAATCCTTGGCACGGTGTATCTATTAATTACCGGAGTAAAGGCGTTCATTAAAAGGATGGAAAAAGACACGCCTTCAGGGTACCCTCCGTAAAACCTTATAATTACAGTGAAAATTCCGGCTCCGATACCAAAAATAATCTTGCCAAGCCTGCTTATAGGCGAAGTTACCATATCAGTGGCCATGAAAAAGGCTCCAAGCATCAAGCCGCCGGAAAGAAGTTCAAAGATCGGATCCCGGCCTAATATTACTGATAAGATTGCCACTGCCCCCAGATAAAATCCGGGAATTCTCCATTCAATATAGCCTTTATACAAAAGGTATAATCCTCCTAATATTATCATCAAAGCAGAAGTTTCCCCCAGAGAACCACCTATATTTCCCAGGAAAAGTTTTACATAATCAGTAGAAACTCCCTGCATTTTCATGATCTGCAAAGGCGTGGCACCGGTTGTACCATCCACCGGATTTATCCATGTAGTCATCTGCACCGGGAAGGTAATCATCAAAAACACCCTGCCAATGAGAGCCGGATTAAAGGGGTTCATTCCGAGGCCGCCGTAAACTTGTTTTCCCAGTGATATAGCTATTGCAGCGCCCACCACCGCCATCCAGAGTGGAAGTCCCGGCGGCAAGTTCAATGCCAGAAGAATCCCTGTCACCATGGCACTGCCATCCCAGACGGTGATGGGCTTGCCCCTGAGTTTTTGAAAGATAGCCTCTGTCAATACTGCTGCCAGTGTTGTTATGATAACAAGAACTAAAGCTCTCATCCCGAAAAAATATATACCTGCAGCCGTCGGTAACAATAAAGCCCCGGCCACGTTGAACATTATTTTCTGAACACTTTCTCCCGAATGGATATGGGGAGATGAAGTCGTAATAAACTTAAATTCTCCCATCCAATTATCCCTCCTGCCTTTGCTTTATATATACATGTTTCAAATTTACACAATTTTTTTGGGTTTCTTCCGCACCATTTTAAGTGCTTAAATTTTTTCCTACATTCATATTATTTTTTCTTTGAAGCAACTATGTGATTTTTAGCAAGTCTGATAAGCTGCGTCAAAGGAATATGAGCAGCACAAACATAGGCGCAACATCCACACTCTATGCAGTCAAGAGCATGATATTCTTCAGCTTCGGTCCACATGCCTCTTTCTGCAAATTTGCCCAGTGTAGTGGGCAACAGGTGTATCGGACATGCATCCACACAGCGAGCGCAGCGTATGCACGGTGACTGCTCGGATAAATTGACATCATTTTTAGCCAGTACAAGTATGCCCGAAGTTCCCTTGACTGCGGGGACATCCAGCACCGACTGGGCAAGACCCATCATAGGGCCACCCATAATAACCTTGCCCACTTCTCCCTTAAATCCTCCACACTGTTCAATAATTTCGGAAAAGGGTGTACCTACTCTTATTAAAAGGTTCTTTGGTTCATTTACTCCTGTGCCTGTTACGGTAGTTATCCTTTCCACCAGGGGCATGCCTGTTTTAATAGCATTGGCAATGGCTGCACATGTGCCGGCATTGTCAACTATAACATGCACATCCATAGGAAGACCACCTGAAGGCACTTCCCGACCGGTGACAGCATTTATGAGCTGTTTTTCACCGCCCTGAGGGTACTTGGTAGCCAACTCGACCAATTCGATGCCATCTTTTGCTTGTATGGCCTTTCTAATGGCTTCAATGGCATCGGGCTTGTTCTCTTCGATGGCAATATATCCATTTTTCACTCCTGTGGCCTTCATTATTGCCTCAAGACCTAACACCACATCATCGGGCCTTTCAACCATCAGCCTGTGGTCTGCCGTTAGGTACGGTTCGCATTCGGCACCGTTTACTATGATGGTATCAATGGTCTTCCCGGGCGGTGGTGACAACTTTACCTGAGTGGGAAAACCAGCACCTCCCATACCTACTATGCCGGATTCCCGGATGAGGTTTTTAATCTCGTCAGGTGTGAGCTCTGCCAGGGGTTTCGGAGTCTTTATACCTTCAAACAGCTCGTCCTTGCCATCGGACTCTATAACCACCGACATTACCATGCCTCCACCGGGATGGGGCTTTGGCTCCACAGCCGTTACCTTGCCTGATATGCTGGCATGGATTGGTGCTGATACAAAGGCCTTAGCTTCGCCAATCTTCTGGCCTTTTTTTACCAGGTCCCCTACCTTAACTATGGGTTCGCATGGAGCTCCCACATGCTGACTCATGGGGATTATTACCCTATCGGGCAATTTTGCCCTTTCGACAGGCTTGTGTTTTGTGAAATCTTTATTGTAAGGAGGATGTATACCTCCCCTGAAGGTTTTGAGCATCGTTTCACCTCTCCTTTTAAAGTAAAACCTAATATAAGTTCGACATTTTTTTTAAAAAACCTTTTAAAATTATCCTTTTTATGCTAAAATTTCTTTTCACAAAGTATATAGTATACATTATTACATGGGTTATTGCATACAATTTATTTAATTCAGATACCAAAAAAATTTTTAAAGTTGTCAATAAATATGGTAGGATGATTATAAAGCTAATTTCACATATTCATTATACAATAAAAAAAGCCCGTGTTCTATAATTATATGTTAGAATTTGATTGTTATATTTTTCAAATTAAAACATAAAAAGGCCCGGGGGTTATTCCCGGGCTAAAACCCTGGGTCTTGGGGTGTAATCGGTATGGAGAAGCTCATGAGCTCTGTGGCTCAAGGGCTTTATCAGAAAATCCCTGTAAAGCTGCTGTACTACCGGATTTTCATGGGATTTCCTTAGCCTCATGGATTTATCGGCCTCATATATGGCCTGCATGCGCTTTTGTCTTACGTCATTATCCGTGGGAATAATCTGGCCTCCTCCTCCCAAACAGCCGCCCGGACATGCCATAACTTCTATAAAATGGTATGTTTTTTGTCCGGCTTTCACTGCTTCGAGAAGCTTTCGCGCATTGGCCAGGCCATGAGCTACGGCGGCTTTTAAAATGGTGCCGTTGATGGCTAGCTCCGCTTCTTTTATACCGTCAAGACCTCTTACCGGAGTAAAATTAATGTCTTCCAGCTCCTTACCGGTCACCAGTTCATATGCTGTTCTGATGGCTGCTTCCATAACCCCGCCGGTGGCTCCGAATATGACGCCGGCACCGGTGGATATGCCCAGCGGCAGATCGTATTCCTCGGGCTCCAGTTTGGAAATATCTATTCCCATTTCCTTTATCATTCTGGAAAGTTCCCTGGTAGTTATAGCTATATCCACATCGATGTATCCGCTGGATACCATTTCCCCCCTCTGAGCCTCAAAT from Biomaibacter acetigenes includes these protein-coding regions:
- a CDS encoding bifunctional cystathionine gamma-lyase/homocysteine desulfhydrase; protein product: MREDTKVLHTGFEVDERTGAVSYPIYQVSTYRQKGPGEHSGYEYSRTGNPTREALENVIASLEEGRTGFAFASGMAAITAVFMLFTRGDNIIVSDDVYGGTYRVLSKVFENLGIEATYVNTSDLHQVERAIKNNTRAIYVETPTNPLLKITDINEVSRVAKKFNLKVIVDNTFMTPYWQKPLALGADIVIHSATKYLGGHSDVVAGLVVVKEKELAEKLHFIQNSTGGILGPFDSWLLMRGIKTLGVRMERHEQNARELSSWLVTLPDVKKVYYPGLSGHPGHEIQKKQAGGFGGMISFELQTPELADKLLRNVKLITLAESLGAVESFISLPAKMTHASIPEGERKARGISDSLVRLSVGIENVEDLKEDILSALGL
- the cysK gene encoding cysteine synthase A; this translates as MCKVVNDIRELIGQTPILKINNFSLPEGVNIYAKLEYFNPGGSVKDRIGNFMLEAAEKQGLIKKGGTVIEPTAGNTGIGIALAALNRGYRVIFVIPEKFSVEKQELMKALGAEIIHTPTDKGMEGAIEKAKDLAENIEGSFIPNQFENMANPLAHYKTTGPEIYKQLDGKIDYFVAGVGSGGTFTGTARFLKERDSKIKAVAVEPVGSILGGGPKGPHKTEGIGVDFIPKTLDVKLIDKVVTVSDEDAFNMVKELAKKEGVLVGSSSGAAFYATLQIAGELTSPANIVTIFPDGSERYLSKKIYQGGI
- a CDS encoding uroporphyrinogen decarboxylase family protein, producing the protein MVGRQRIIDMFLGKNTAAASAFATEFWALNRRGYTIKEFLDNPFKLAPVVIEEALNIDSDIFFLLAGLTSVPVMALGGELKFPEKGAPFMENPLIRDKSDLFKLDINKIKSDRNVNSLRQIADFINEKVKEKIILAVNCRAPFTQAAQMVGPDTFMRMLRKDENFADEVLRFSTEIFLEYVTLFIKSGIEMIYISDPSASGDLISKRHFEKFAFPYLDKINRYIKSKGAKTFFHICGDTGDRLDLIREIGPDIMSVDHKVDIGEAKRLLEDKVILAGNIDPSSVMEYGSVADVARAAKECIKKAGHGRFILMPGCEISGETPLENIKEMLKIGHSSKLNKD
- a CDS encoding ASKHA domain-containing protein encodes the protein MNNKIEITLIPENRKINAKAGETLMNVLRRAGIPMEFPCGGCGTCGKCRVRVKKAGPPKPEELKLLSKGELEKGIRIACLYLLENDVEIEPLFENKKSVVLEKSNIGEFTIDPYIIKVPFDLPRKLEAGISLEEHMTEIVGYPIDQEYRLKILKFLSNRGYRGESSENKIKISNYTAIIRDGKIVGIEEENTSELLYGIAVDIGTTTVVVSLVNLKNGREEAVKSELNPQKSYGLDVLSRISFARETKEQLDLLQKSIIGCINNLIQEAAESSGINKKYIYEISVAANTTMMHLFLGLNPESIGYAPYSPVLKGDIEINADDLGLMISPFGKVYCLPSISGYVGADITAGVFATGMHKKSEKSLLMDIGTNGELVLFDGKELTACSSPAGPALEGVNIGCGMRAAEGAIEQVRITDEVNIKTIGNIEPFGLCGSGIIDLVSELIKAGIIDVSGKINPAAADLLPESVAVRIVEYDGKPAFMVTQPREEIPAIYLTSRDIRQVQLAKGALWAGITALLEQKGLKPGDLGKVYVAGAFGAHLRPESLIGIGMAAMEWKDKISFVGNTSKAGAAMCLLSKKIREEMKELTDKVKYVELSMLPDFDRVFTRSLKFPKGDMCHGRQTEDN
- a CDS encoding uroporphyrinogen decarboxylase family protein: MAWKRVLAKMFITGRPAISKKDRVFAALEGKVLDRPPCGEIAFPGKSNDSALLEHFIYTLNTDLITFTVDPYNSGFSISFENPSDIKNLAKNTDCFLLGGIPGVFWQAISEMGLETAARMSKKSPLEFRNYMRSLGKRHLEIVLELLEKGADGIMIFDDLAGSKGLFFSPVSYRELVFPELSKLVFEIKSRGKPVFFSF